In one Hippocampus zosterae strain Florida chromosome 10, ASM2543408v3, whole genome shotgun sequence genomic region, the following are encoded:
- the irf2bp1 gene encoding interferon regulatory factor 2-binding protein 1: MSSPSSFSRRQWCYLCDLPKMPWTVVWDFSEVVCRGCVNYEGANQIEFLIASARQLKRTHGMQDGNVRSPGPGPSPHKHAAPGRGEPATDGGRPHGERFDRSGRGEGGSAAAARVPPNGLHRDGQPSHEVNRQSPSGSRRPMLGAAIPPNLVTQSIAGIPHGLLTGMPAGLTARTAPMSTPMIFPAPVLAEMNRRQLGIGMGIAPFITPEFERELSSSQAKSQQPQVHVGSSKTAGLPSSSSASVSQTSPKPASSPARQPRPLAARAGGEPLSSSSSSEAATTAAAALPHSGASEVGSTSAASSLTGSTLSCTLCHERLEDTHFVQCPSVPGHRFCFPCTRVYIQSQRGDGEVYCPSGGRCPLDTSVNSPPWAFMQGEVSTILGTGVTGVPSAAPPGAGSGGPGGAGGSNGAPPQSGDVTVKKERET, translated from the exons ATGTCTTCGCCTTCCTCGTTCTCGCGGCGCCAGTGGTGTTACTTGTGCGACCTGCCCAAGATGCCGTGGACGGTGGTGTGGGACTTCAGCGAGGTGGTGTGCCGCGGCTGTGTCAACTACGAGGGCGCCAACCAGATCGAGTTCCTGATCGCTAGCGCGCGGCAACTGAAGCGCACCCACGGCATGCAGGACGGCAACGTCCGCTCGCCGGGACCGGGACCCTCGCCCCACAAACACGCCGCACCGGGCCGTGGTGAGCCTGCGACGGATGGCGGCCGTCCCCACGGTGAGCGCTTCGACCGGAGTGGTCGAGGGGAGGGCGGCAGCGCGGCCGCCGCTCGCGTGCCGCCCAACGGGCTGCACCGAGACGGGCAGCCGTCACATGAGGTCAACCGCCAGAGCCCCAGCGGCAGCCGGAGACCCATGCTCGGAGCGGCCATACCCCCGAATCTCGTGACTCAGAGCATAGCAGGAATCCCCCACGGGCTTTTGACGGGCATGCCGGCTGGCCTGACCGCTCGGACGGCCCCCATGAGCACCCCGATGATATTCCCGGCACCGGTGCTGGCCGAGATGAACCGCCGCCAGCTCGGCATCGGTATGGGAATCGCCCCCTTCATCACGCCGGAGTTCGAGCGAGAGCTGAGCTCATCCCAAGCCAAGTCGCAACAGCCACAGGTCCACGTCGGCTCCAGCAAGACCGCCGGcctgccatcatcatcatcggccTCCGTCAGCCAAACGAGCCCCAAGCCCGCGTCGTCGCCTGCCAGGCAGCCGCGGCCCCTCGCCGCCCGCGCTGGAGGAGAGCCGCTGTCGTCCAGCAGCTCGTCAGAGGCGGCCACCACTGCTGCAGCCGCCCTGCCCCACAGTGGAGCGTCCGAGGTGGGCTCCACGTCGGCCGCCAGCAGCCTAACCGGAAGCACCTTGTCCTGCACGCTGTGTCACGAGAGGCTGGAGGACACACATTTTGTGCAGTGTCCTTCCGTGCCGGGACACCG GTTCTGCTTCCCATGCACCAGAGTGTACATCCAGAGTCAGCGGGGTGATGGCGAAGTCTACTGCCCCAGCGGTGGGCGCTGCCCTCTGGACACGTCGGTAAACAGCCCCCCCTGGGCATTCATGCAGGGTGAGGTGTCCACCATCCTGGGCACTGGCGTGACGGGCGTCCCGTCGGCTGCCCCACCCGGAGCGGGGTCTGGTGGACCCGGGGGTGCCGGTGGCTCCAATGGGGCCCCGCCACAGAGCGGCGATGTCACCGTCAAGAAGGAGCGAGAGACGTAA